Proteins encoded by one window of Simiduia curdlanivorans:
- a CDS encoding NAD+ synthase — MQPKPLNIVLAQINPLVGDIDGNTALVIARAEQAVAEHQANLVLFPELVITGYPPEDLLLRPSLEWRIDRAIEAICQAGLRADILIGYPKVVAGRVFNMAGYISAGKLVAEYAKQQLPNFQVFDEKRYFLPGNQACIVEIAGIKAAISVCEDIWHQEPMLQAREAGAQLMLNINASPYHCGKTQERRALLAERAVQGDMPIVYINQVGGQDELVFDGHSMIVDRLGKVVMQAPAFEEGLYPAQISIEGSVKVTSAVQAADVDSLESVYSALVLGVRDYVNKNGFKGVVLGLSGGIDSALTLAIAVDALGKDRVEAVMMPFRYTSQLSLDDAADQAKRLGVGYQVIGIEPIYNAFMDGLADAFTGSAMDTTEENLQARCRGVLLMALSNKKRLLVLTTGNKSEMAVGYSTLYGDMAGGFDVLKDVPKTVVFELSRFRNLRDEVIPVSVIERPPSAELRPDQKDEDSLPPYDTLDVILEKYVECDFSAEQIIAEGYAEADVRRVLRLVDLNEYKRRQAPIGPRLTKRGFGRDRRYPITNGWVIGD, encoded by the coding sequence ATGCAGCCAAAACCCTTGAATATAGTACTTGCGCAAATTAATCCTTTGGTCGGTGATATTGACGGCAATACCGCACTTGTTATCGCTAGGGCCGAGCAAGCTGTGGCTGAGCATCAAGCCAATTTGGTGTTGTTTCCCGAGTTGGTTATAACGGGCTATCCGCCTGAGGATTTACTGCTTCGGCCTAGCTTGGAGTGGCGTATTGATCGGGCTATAGAGGCAATTTGCCAGGCAGGCTTGCGCGCCGACATCCTGATCGGCTACCCGAAGGTCGTGGCTGGTCGCGTGTTCAACATGGCGGGTTATATATCGGCAGGTAAGCTGGTTGCCGAATACGCAAAGCAGCAGCTGCCAAATTTTCAGGTATTTGATGAAAAAAGGTATTTCCTGCCAGGCAATCAGGCTTGTATTGTGGAAATTGCAGGCATAAAGGCTGCAATATCCGTATGCGAAGATATTTGGCATCAAGAACCCATGTTGCAAGCCCGAGAGGCTGGTGCTCAGCTGATGTTGAATATTAATGCCTCGCCCTATCATTGCGGTAAGACTCAGGAACGACGGGCTTTGTTGGCAGAACGGGCTGTCCAGGGTGACATGCCGATTGTGTATATCAATCAGGTCGGCGGTCAGGATGAGTTGGTGTTTGACGGCCATTCAATGATTGTTGATCGCTTGGGTAAGGTTGTTATGCAGGCGCCGGCCTTCGAAGAGGGTTTGTACCCGGCGCAAATTTCTATTGAAGGCTCGGTGAAAGTCACATCGGCAGTGCAGGCTGCCGATGTGGATTCACTGGAAAGTGTCTATAGCGCTCTCGTGTTGGGTGTTCGCGACTACGTCAATAAGAACGGCTTTAAGGGTGTTGTTTTAGGCTTATCTGGCGGTATCGATTCAGCCCTAACCCTCGCCATTGCGGTTGATGCCTTGGGTAAAGATCGGGTTGAGGCGGTGATGATGCCCTTTCGTTATACGTCACAGTTGAGCCTTGATGATGCTGCAGACCAAGCAAAGCGACTGGGCGTTGGCTATCAGGTTATTGGTATAGAGCCCATCTATAATGCCTTTATGGATGGTTTAGCTGACGCTTTTACAGGCAGCGCTATGGATACAACGGAAGAAAATTTGCAGGCTAGGTGTCGCGGTGTTTTGCTTATGGCGCTCTCAAATAAGAAGCGTCTGTTAGTATTGACTACCGGCAATAAAAGCGAAATGGCCGTCGGCTATTCAACCCTCTATGGCGATATGGCAGGAGGTTTTGATGTATTGAAAGATGTGCCGAAAACAGTAGTTTTCGAGCTGTCTCGGTTCAGAAATCTACGCGACGAAGTGATTCCTGTCAGCGTGATCGAGCGTCCGCCGTCGGCTGAGTTGCGCCCAGATCAGAAAGATGAAGATAGTTTGCCGCCATACGATACGCTAGATGTCATTTTAGAAAAGTATGTTGAATGCGATTTTAGCGCCGAACAAATTATTGCGGAGGGTTATGCAGAAGCTGATGTGCGGCGGGTTTTGCGGCTAGTCGATTTAAATGAATACAAAAGGCGGCAGGCGCCAATTGGCCCCCGTCTGACGAAGCGCGGCTTTGGCCGCGATAGGCGATATCCCATCACCAATGGTTGGGTAATCGGAGATTAA